The Achromobacter deleyi genome has a window encoding:
- a CDS encoding pentapeptide repeat-containing protein: MIVLLYQTGESLELDLNSLIGANFEGVNLHRIIFDGRILHGCNFSNSSLRNAGFVGADLSNAKLQGASLMNAYFMRAMMKDCNFEDAMLVGADFTCADLTCAKLSNSDVRFCSFKGATLKGADLGVINAESADWSGAIYDVRTIWPTGFDPAGAELVRDAER; the protein is encoded by the coding sequence ATGATCGTCCTTCTGTATCAAACGGGTGAGTCTTTGGAACTAGATTTAAATAGTTTGATTGGCGCGAATTTTGAAGGGGTGAACTTGCATCGGATTATTTTCGATGGAAGGATTTTGCATGGATGCAATTTTTCCAATTCGTCGTTAAGAAACGCTGGATTTGTTGGTGCCGACCTTTCTAATGCGAAGCTGCAAGGCGCTTCGCTAATGAATGCGTACTTTATGCGTGCCATGATGAAAGACTGCAATTTCGAAGACGCAATGTTGGTGGGTGCTGATTTCACGTGCGCAGATCTGACCTGCGCAAAGCTATCAAATTCAGACGTTCGCTTTTGCAGTTTTAAGGGCGCCACGTTAAAGGGGGCAGATCTTGGAGTCATCAATGCGGAGAGTGCGGATTGGTCTGGTGCTATTTATGATGTAAGGACGATATGGCCCACGGGGTTTGATCCAGCAGGAGCCGAGCTAGTAAGAGACGCGGAACGATAA
- a CDS encoding hemagglutinin repeat-containing protein, giving the protein MKVSKITVNGSTLSTGNTLAIQSGGDTTLKGATGKAERIIASVGGNLLLDHRQVYLRNWLLKRRRRLTISLKKPLSILMELKSEKGSS; this is encoded by the coding sequence ATTAAAGTTTCAAAGATCACCGTCAACGGGTCGACCCTGTCGACCGGCAACACGCTGGCGATCCAGTCCGGCGGCGACACCACGCTCAAGGGCGCGACGGGCAAGGCCGAGCGGATCATTGCGTCCGTCGGCGGCAACCTGCTGCTGGATCATCGGCAGGTGTATCTGCGGAATTGGCTGCTCAAGAGACGAAGGCGGCTTACGATTTCGCTGAAAAAGCCTCTCAGTATCTTAATGGAGCTAAAAAGTGAAAAAGGAAGTAGTTAA
- a CDS encoding pre-toxin TG domain-containing protein, whose amino-acid sequence MNSDFKSVTEQTGLWAGDGGFLIDVKNNTTLIGSVIASSDKAVADGLNKLTTGTLVTEDIKNTARYSGSQVSVGGGFGFGGGKAGDSGLGTTKDGQVAGGATKDAGSSISTGSGGFGMGTPVVVAASGNASSTTQSGISGGTIVIRDEAGQLALTGKTAAETIASLNRDTSDTLNALKPIFDKEKIEAGFEIASEASRQMGQFLTNRAKETQDAKERSEDKSLSYSDRAKAAQEYADLESKWGAQGTYSQWATVILGAASGNVTGGTSQFIQAAAVNYLQTLGAAKIKELSGVLGGEGSVGHAALHAVLGCAGAAAQGASCGAGGAGALSGVVLSKLLESMDGAHGKDLSPEEAQARVNLISSIVAGIAASIDPTAAVPAEIAARIEVENNSLYRNRGKVARMKAELVGRLEAECGNDTSCLLAGWAEADRMVASYDEVLTLTHYPDMTKEKADALAQAVLDLAPGVSNASALYELVTGKTATGDEANRFFAGIGLVPVFGGILKKGGQAIHVFAEADKALDVAKLGGKGGAAAKGAGGALDDLASSKVKWVDENAGMSSRARDYNDSATGARSNPATQTGQAPALERTMPDESTRLVKFDGVDGDVLVDRKISVVTTSKSKDQALRQSDVLSQNGLTARWEVPTQAQAARAQKMFDELGIKNISVKVIHEPGNQ is encoded by the coding sequence ATGAACAGCGACTTCAAGTCCGTCACGGAGCAGACGGGCCTGTGGGCGGGCGACGGCGGCTTCCTGATTGACGTCAAGAACAACACCACGCTGATCGGCAGCGTCATCGCCAGCAGCGACAAGGCGGTGGCTGATGGCCTGAACAAGCTGACCACGGGCACGCTGGTCACAGAAGACATCAAGAACACGGCGCGGTATAGCGGCAGCCAGGTGTCGGTGGGGGGAGGGTTCGGGTTTGGCGGCGGCAAGGCGGGCGACTCGGGCCTGGGCACCACCAAGGACGGGCAGGTCGCCGGTGGCGCGACCAAGGATGCGGGTTCGTCGATATCGACGGGCAGCGGCGGATTTGGGATGGGTACGCCGGTCGTGGTCGCGGCCAGCGGCAACGCCAGCTCGACTACGCAAAGCGGTATCAGCGGCGGGACGATCGTCATTCGTGACGAGGCAGGGCAGCTGGCGCTGACTGGTAAGACTGCCGCGGAAACGATTGCGTCGTTGAACCGGGATACGTCGGATACGTTGAACGCGCTGAAGCCGATCTTTGACAAGGAGAAGATCGAGGCGGGGTTTGAGATTGCGTCGGAAGCCAGCCGGCAGATGGGGCAGTTTTTGACGAATCGGGCGAAGGAAACGCAAGACGCGAAGGAGCGTTCGGAAGACAAATCGCTTTCGTATTCGGATCGCGCTAAAGCCGCCCAGGAATATGCTGACCTGGAAAGTAAATGGGGCGCGCAGGGGACCTATAGCCAGTGGGCCACGGTTATTCTGGGCGCAGCAAGTGGCAATGTGACCGGGGGCACCAGTCAGTTCATCCAAGCCGCCGCCGTCAACTACCTGCAAACCCTGGGCGCCGCCAAGATCAAGGAGTTGAGCGGTGTGCTGGGCGGAGAGGGCTCTGTCGGACATGCCGCGCTGCATGCGGTACTGGGCTGCGCAGGGGCTGCCGCGCAAGGCGCATCGTGCGGTGCTGGCGGTGCAGGCGCGCTCTCCGGCGTTGTGCTGAGCAAGTTGTTGGAGAGCATGGATGGAGCCCACGGCAAGGATCTGTCTCCTGAAGAAGCACAAGCCCGTGTCAACCTGATAAGCAGCATCGTCGCAGGCATTGCCGCATCGATTGATCCCACGGCAGCAGTGCCGGCGGAGATTGCGGCGCGTATAGAGGTGGAGAACAACAGCCTCTACAGGAACCGTGGCAAGGTCGCCCGGATGAAGGCCGAGTTGGTAGGTCGTCTGGAGGCGGAATGCGGCAACGATACTAGCTGCTTGCTGGCCGGGTGGGCGGAAGCAGATCGGATGGTAGCGTCGTATGACGAGGTGCTCACGCTGACCCACTACCCCGACATGACCAAGGAGAAAGCCGATGCGCTCGCTCAAGCGGTGTTGGATCTGGCTCCGGGGGTGTCAAACGCCAGTGCGCTGTATGAACTGGTGACGGGCAAGACGGCGACCGGCGATGAGGCGAATCGCTTCTTTGCTGGGATTGGGCTGGTGCCGGTGTTCGGTGGCATTCTTAAAAAGGGCGGTCAAGCGATACACGTGTTTGCGGAGGCGGATAAGGCGCTTGATGTTGCGAAATTGGGGGGGAAGGGTGGCGCGGCAGCAAAAGGCGCAGGTGGGGCGTTAGATGACCTTGCTTCAAGCAAGGTCAAGTGGGTTGATGAGAATGCGGGCATGAGTTCGCGTGCTCGGGATTACAATGATTCGGCAACTGGCGCTCGCTCAAATCCTGCAACCCAAACTGGTCAAGCCCCTGCACTAGAAAGAACAATGCCTGATGAATCAACGAGGTTGGTCAAGTTCGATGGTGTGGATGGCGATGTTTTAGTTGATCGCAAAATTTCGGTAGTGACAACGAGCAAGTCCAAAGACCAGGCACTTAGGCAGTCAGATGTATTAAGTCAGAATGGGTTAACTGCGCGCTGGGAAGTACCTACCCAAGCTCAGGCAGCCAGAGCTCAGAAAATGTTTGATGAGCTAGGAATTAAAAATATTTCAGTGAAGGTGATTCATGAGCCAGGAAATCAATGA
- a CDS encoding pentapeptide repeat-containing protein: protein MIVLSCQAGEPLWLELNSLVGASFEGMNLHRIIFDGRILHECNFSNSSLRNAGFIGADLSNAKLQGALLMNAYFMLAMLKDCNFEDAVLVGADFTCADLTGANLSNSDVRFCSFKGATLKGADLGVINAESADWSGAIYDVRTVWPTGFDPAGAELVRDAER from the coding sequence ATGATCGTCCTTTCATGTCAAGCCGGTGAGCCTTTGTGGCTGGAATTGAATAGCTTGGTTGGCGCGAGTTTTGAGGGAATGAACTTGCATCGGATTATTTTCGATGGAAGGATTTTGCATGAATGCAATTTTTCCAATTCCTCGTTAAGAAACGCCGGATTTATTGGTGCCGACCTTTCTAATGCGAAGCTGCAAGGCGCTTTACTAATGAATGCTTACTTTATGCTTGCCATGCTGAAAGACTGCAATTTTGAAGACGCAGTGTTGGTGGGTGCTGATTTCACGTGCGCAGATCTGACCGGCGCAAACCTATCAAATTCAGACGTTCGCTTTTGCAGTTTTAAGGGCGCCACGTTAAAGGGGGCTGATCTTGGAGTCATCAATGCGGAGAGTGCGGATTGGTCTGGTGCTATTTATGATGTAAGGACGGTATGGCCTACGGGGTTTGATCCAGCAGGGGCCGAGCTAGTAAGAGACGCGGAACGATAA